In Penaeus vannamei isolate JL-2024 chromosome 21, ASM4276789v1, whole genome shotgun sequence, the DNA window CCCCGTCTACATGACCGAGTCCGCCTACGGCTACAACACCGCCAAGCAGTACTTCACGGAGACCACCGCCGTGTACGTGACCAACACCGAGACCCAGAGCTACCCCATGACCAACTTCGTCACCAACACCGGCTATGAGACCAAGGCCTACTACGTCACCCAGACCAAGGTCCAGCAACAGTACGTCACCATGACTGTCAAGAACCCCTACTACGTCACCCAGTACGAGACTCAGGTCAAGCAGGAGTACGTCTACAACACCGTCACCCAGTCCGTCAACGAGTACGTCACCATGACCGTGTACCAGACCGTGCCCGAGTACCACACCGTCACCAAGTGCTCCTCCACCATGATGTACGGATACGGTTACTAGACCCGGCGCCCCCGAGCCGCCCTCACGCCCCCAGCCCCGGACATCTGCTGTACGCCCGCCGCCCGCCTCACTGCGGCCCGCCACCGCGAGGTTCTGCTGGCAGCAACCTCGCGGGCGGCACTAACATCGCCCAGCGCGGCCCCGCAGTGAGCGCTCGTGTGGCCCGGACCGCCCATCCGGGCCGCACACGGACCAGAACATCGGTCCTTtgtaaatatctattttttttttgcccaTTTTGATATCacttgtgtaaatatattataagaaaaaaaaactgttctatGCATTATACCCTTAAACTTTACGATATAAATAATGGAAGAGCTGAAATAAAACAGCTTCAAGGAAATTAATTGAAAGAACAATAATTCAGATGAAAGGTATTTGGTCAGATTTACTCTGGTATATGACCTCCCCTTCTGTTAAATGAGGATATACGGAAGGAATTCAAAATAGGCACAAAGA includes these proteins:
- the LOC113822004 gene encoding uncharacterized protein — encoded protein: MIRTAVLGVIVALACSAVALPDYGASPGYIKVELSSSYGPPPKEEACYPKYVTKTMTKDVQGTQAHYATVTKEVPTTNYAYITETLVAPKTIIQYSTMTAYAEPAILTETKILYDTKMVTVPVYMTESAYGYNTAKQYFTETTAVYVTNTETQSYPMTNFVTNTGYETKAYYVTQTKVQQQYVTMTVKNPYYVTQYETQVKQEYVYNTVTQSVNEYVTMTVYQTVPEYHTVTKCSSTMMYGYGY